A single Lolium perenne isolate Kyuss_39 chromosome 6, Kyuss_2.0, whole genome shotgun sequence DNA region contains:
- the LOC127305402 gene encoding uncharacterized protein, protein MGDQSSNQQGQILQRLRNIFAQDPKGKGEMITPHPNRNEMQSNPDGGFHGGVGTQYTLPVIAHQPYEQPTTKKDTDMQNFQSKADKGIPNHYQQIIGEKSLYTYSHQGPPLIGNVTGVVQDYPAAVNGVIAGDISINPVSERHSAKEMTEKTQQQPNKDITQLEMSAKSASSKRSAPSTEIIGQPSAKKSSISQNMNVPFETENAARPTLMQCTMRAISPYNPSPSLTQNAQLMDGTLKQQHDAEPSILGTAPPLAGLPRPVFPNVFINNEVAGRKKLSRWDMKTQGTTHFTPGSATWKRHVNAGRGKSVPTRINTMPPPSPCRSDATSAIGYSYEHEPWPLHTPAASLSQETQDSRRGAFSPPQMTREFYVAPTALIGQSSGNMQEEANQGSERKEQDVDKNGNNNTEAAAPAFKAPRAP, encoded by the coding sequence ATGGGGGATCAATCATCGAATCAGCAAGGACAAATTCTGCAAAGGCTGAGAAATATATTTGCTCAAGATCCAAAAGGGAAAGGAGAAATGATAACACCGCATCCAAATAGGAATGAAATGCAATCAAATCCTGATGGAGGTTTTCATGGTGGAGTAGGAACTCAATACACTCTACCTGTTATTGCTCATCAGCCTTATGAACAACCTACAACAAAGAAAGATACAGACATGCAAAACTTTCAGAGCAAAGCAGATAAAGGGATTCCGAATCATTATCAGCAGATAATAGGAGAGAAGTCATTATACACATACAGTCACCAAGGACCTCCACTGATAGGGAATGTTACTGGTGTAGTTCAGGACTATCCAGCAGCAGTAAATGGCGTAATAGCAGGAGATATCAGTATCAATCCAGTTTCGGAGCGACATTCAGCAAAGGAGATGACTGAAAAGACACAACAACAACCCAATAAGGACATCACTCAGTTGGAAATGTCAGCTAAATCTGCAAGCTCAAAGAGATCGGCTCCCTCTACTGAAATCATAGGTCAGCCTTCAGCAAAAAAATCATCAATAAGTCAAAACATGAATGTGCCCTTTGAAACAGAGAATGCAGCTAGGCCGACTCTCATGCAATGCACCATGAGGGCTATATCCCCATATAATCCAAGTCCCTCTCTCACACAAAATGCTCAATTGATGGATGGAACGCTCAAGCAACAGCATGATGCAGAACCAAGCATTTTAGGAACTGCTCCACCTCTTGCTGGATTACCAAGGCCAGTCTTTCCAAATGTTTTCATAAATAATGAAGTTGCGGGAAGGAAAAAATTGTCAAGATGGGATATGAAAACTCAAGGGACAACTCATTTTACACCTGGATCAGCTACTTGGAAAAGGCATGTCAATGCAGGAAGAGGGAAATCAGTGCCAACCCGCATAAATACTATGCCTCCACCATCACCTTGCAGATCAGATGCAACAAGTGCTATTGGCTATTCTTATGAGCATGAACCTTGGCCTCTCCACACACCTGCAGCCTCTCTGTCACAAGAAACCCAAGACTCAAGAAGAGGAGCTTTTTCACCACCGCAAATGACTAGGGAGTTTTATGTGGCACCAACGGCTCTAATTGGACAATCCTCAGGGAATATGCAAGAGGAAGCAAACCAGGGAAGTGAGAGGAAAGAACAAGATGTCGACAAGAATGGAAACAACAATACTGAGGCAGCGGCGCCAGCCTTTAAGGCGCCACGGGCGCCATGA
- the LOC127305405 gene encoding putative F-box protein PP2-B12 → METPVACEIERLPEDLLVHVISLTSPADAFRASAVSRAFHAAAESETVWSRFLPSDLPRFAKNELTRKPPSTKKGLFRRLSDEPVLLPHKFVRMQLDKATGTKCFTLSASALEIKHFSHARNWIPVGSDFDNSKRGKRFDQFPSTPSLKVY, encoded by the exons ATGGAGACGCCGGTGGCCTGCGAGATCGAGCGCCTGCCTGAGGACCTGCTGGTGCACGTGATCTCCCTCACGTCACCAGCGGACGCCTTCCGAGCCTCCGCCGTCTCCCGGGCCTTCCACGCCGCCGCCGAATCCGAGACCGTTTGGTCCCGCTTCCTGCCGTCCGACCTGCCGCGGTTCGCCAAGAATGAGCTCACCCGCAAGCCGCCGTCGACCAAGAAGGGGCTGTTCAGGCGCCTCTCCGACGAGCCCGTGCTTCTGCCACACAAATTTGTG CGAATGCAGCTGGACAAGGCTACAGGCACCAAGTGCTTCACGCTCTCGGCGAGCGCGCTGGAGATTAAGCACTTCTCCCATGCACGGAACTGGATCCCTGTGGGTTCAGATTTCGacaacagcaaaagaggcaaaagGTTCGACCAGTTCCCTAGTACTCCCTCTCTCAAAGTTTATTAG